A stretch of DNA from Candidatus Sysuiplasma acidicola:
CTCCCAGCATTCAGTCCGTTCGCACTCGGAACTGATGTGCTTTCCAACTGGGAAGAATTCATGAGCCCGTATCTGAAAGGGCGCGACGGAGGTAACGCCATAGCGTTCGCTGTGACTGACGGAAAACTGAAGAAGATTGGTAGACTCTCAGACATAAGGGGCGCCGACATAAGCCGTGTCTGAAACGATACGGAAATATCAGAGCGGTCTGAGCGGCGCATCAGGTCTAAGACCCAGTACCTTTCTTATTCGCATGTGACTTTCAAGCGGTGTTTCCACTGTGTTGAGCATATAGACGTCTGTACTTGACAGCAGTCTCCTGTATGCGTTTATACGGAGCTTCTTCTTTCGCGCATTTTCAACCAGGAAATGTGGATTGCAAAATTCATGCTTGGCCAGATAATCGATGGCCTCTTCTGCATCAAGCTTCCTGATCATGTTCCTGTCGCTCTTATTCCTCTGTAGCAGTATAACGTGCTTGAGCGGAACGCTGTCCCTTATGTTTCCTCTTCCTACAATCCTGCTTATATCTACAACCGCTCTGTTTTTGTTGTCGAATCTTGCCATTTTGACAAGCTTCTCATATTCATGCCAGACATCACCCACATCGGCCCTGATATATGATTCGTTCTCCGAACCGTATGCTATAACATCCTTCCCGAAGAACCGGAAAAAATGCCAGTCGTCGCCTATGAAACGCACGTTTTCCAGTCTCATCAGTCCGTAGGCAGTTGTGGTTTTGCCAGTACCGGAAGGCGCAATAATTGACACACCATGGCCGTCAACATCCAGACAGGCGCCGTGTATGGAATAGATGTCGTGATTCTCCTCCATCACATCGCCGGCCAGGGCGAGGGCGACGCTCTTCACGTAACCATAGTAGTCCGTGTCAAGAAGAAACGCAGTATTGCTCAGCGGATCGTATTTGACTTTCTCTTCGCCGCCCACGTTCCTGACAAACAAGCGTCCGTGTGAATGTATTGTGTGAAGCATCGGAAACCAGTTACGTCTCCATTCATCAGCCCAGAAGTCGATATCAGTATTCAGTTTCACACAGACCCCGGAAATGTTTGCTTTGAGTCCGTACGGCAGATCCTGTCCGATTTCAGACAGAAGTTTTTCCCTTTCTTCAGGCGTTATTATCTCCTTTATGTACATTAATATCTTCCTTCCGGACCGTCACAATTAGAGTCGTGTCGTGTCCATTCATATTGAGTTGTGCAAACACTGACTTGTTTTTAACCTTTTCAATTTTGGCAATGGTTCTGCAGCACGCATACAATCACGGGCAGCTCAATTTCTATTTATGCACCCTGTGCATATTGCGGACTGAGCCGATTACCGGACGGGATTCCATGAGAAACGTCGAACTTGCACTGGTGAAACTTGGTGGAAGCGTCGTGACAAATAAATCTAGACTCAGGTCGTTCGCAAGGAGAAACACAGATAGGCTCCTCGGCGAACTTTCCATTTATCTCTCAGAAGGAAGAAACAGAGGTGCCATAGTTGTGCACGGCGGCGGATCGTTTGGTCACATAATTGCCAAGAAATATTCAATAAAAGAAGGTTTCACAGGCACTGACCAGTTGAGTGGTTTTGCTGAAGTGCGTAAGGATATGCGCGACCTTGATGCTAGAATAATAGAGTTGATGCACGCCCATTCAATGCCTGCGGTGTCGTTCCCCCCGGAAAATCTTTTCAAAGTCAACGACGGTAACATCATCTCCACCTATGCAGATTCAGTGCTGGCGGCCACAAGGATAGGACTCGTACCGGTATCGTTCGGGGATGCTGTCATGGACCGGAGGAGAACATTCACGATACTGTCGGGTGACAGCATAATGAAGGAACTGAGTCGCGCGGCCAGGCCGTCTGTTTCAATATTCTGCACTGATGTAGACGGGATCTTTACAGCGGATCCTAAAACATCTCTTGAGAGTTTACTGCTGCAAAGTATTTCAACGGCGTCTAAGCTCAATGCAGGTTCGGCAGTCGGTGATGACGTGACCGGAGGTATGGAAGGCAAGCTTAGAGTTCTTTTTGAAGTCGCAAAATACAGCGGAAGAACACACGTGGTGAACGGGAATAAACATGGGCGCCTTTCTGCTGCGCTAAATGGAGACGCAACAGCAGGAACAGAAGTTAATGCACGACGCCGGAGAGAGATTGAATAAGAAATGACCAAATGTGCCATGTGCTAAAACGCCGACGCATTTCAATCGATTTAGGTTGAGGAGCACTGAATTTTGTAAGCAAAAACTTTTATTCTATAGAATGAAATGCTTCGCCGAATATATTTGGGGCTTTGCCTCATGAATCGGCAGTGAAAAAATGCCTGACAATTCAGTTAATGGAATTACAGAAAAACGCAAGGGGGAACATGTGGATATAGTTCTCAACAAACCGGTAAACTCCACTTCGAATTACTGGGACGATGTCACCATGGTGCATAACTCACTTCCGGAGATAGATTTTGGCTCTATTTCCACGGAAACAGAGTTTCTGGGAAGAAAGATAGGTGCACCAATAGTGATATCTGGAATGACCGGTGGATTCGCAAAAGCGAAGGATATAAACAGAAATCTCGCGGAGGCTGCCTCCGCACTGCAGATTCCGATGGGAGTCGGCAGTCAGAGGGCAGCGCTTGAGAATCCTGAGCTTGCGGGGACATACAGTGTTGTTTCAGACTACGACATACCGCTCACAATTGCAAACATAGGCGCTCCACAGTTGATAGGCCAGAAAGGCAAGAGAGCATACAGAGTTGACGACGCAACAAAGGCGATGGAAATGATCGACGCAGATGTGCTGGCAATACACATGAACTATCTCCAAGAGGTTGTACAGCCGGAGGGGGATCGCAACGCCAATGGCGTGGTAGAGGCCATAAGCAGTATCGCCGGCAAGATGCCGGTTATGGCAAAGGAGACCGGTGCAGGTGTGAGCAGGAAAACAGCACTAATGTTAAAGAAGGCAGGAGTTAAAGCAATAGATGTGGGAGGACTTGGTGGAACCAGCTGGTCCGCGGTGGAGTACCACAGAGCGAGAAGCAGAGGAAACGGACTCGGCGAAAGACTCGGCAAGACCTTTTGGAACTGGGGGATACCGACACCTGTTTCTGTCACCAAAGCGAACGTGGGTTTGCCTGTCGTTGCTTCCGGTGGGATAAGAAACGGCCTCGACGCAGCAAAAGCTATTTGTCTTGGAGCATCCTGTGCAGGTCTGGCAGGGGCGCTAATCAGGTCTGCTTCTGAGAGCAGTCTTGCCGTAAAGTCGGAGTTGATGGGGATAATAGAGGAACTTAGAGTTGCGATGTTCCTCACAGGGTCGCAGAATGTTAGGGACCTTTCGAAAAAGAAATGCATCATTTCCGGCATGACAGGGGTGTGGATCGGTGTTGACTGAGTGGAACAGAAGTACCATGGCTGCCAGCTGGAGGAATGTTGATCGATGAGCTTAATGGATAGACTCGAAGGAAGGAAGGCCAAGATTAACAGGGAACTTGAAAAAGCCCTGGCAATCGGAGACAACGAAACTCTCAGAACAGCCATGAAACATTACCCGCTGGCGGGAGGAAAGAGGTTGAGACCATTGCTTGCATATCTTGTCGCCGAAGCGATTTCAGGCAATGGTGAAACCACTGTGCCGTACGGCGTGGGCCTGGAACTAATCCATAACTTTACACTTGTTCACGACGACATAATGGACAAATCCGATATGAGACGCGGTATCCTGTCCGTGCATAAGAAATTCAATACACCTACAGCCATAATTGCTGGAGACGCGCTGTTTGCGCTGGCGTTTGAAAACATATGCAATCTGCAGATTGACGATGCGCTTCTCAGAATAATAGTCAACGATACTGCCCTTGCAGTAAGGGAAGTGGCTGAAGGGCAGCAGATGGACATGGAATTTGAGAAGAAGCACGACGTTGCGGTCCGCGATTACCTGAACATGATTGACAAGAAGACGTCTAGGCTCTATTTTGCAGCTGCTCGCTCCGGAGCCATCATAGGCAGGGGAACACTGGAACAGATAAAGGCAATGGGCGAGCTCGGCTATCTGATGGGTATAGGCTTCCAGATATGGGATGATATTCTCGACCTTGAGGGCGACGAGGAAAAAACCGGGAAACCATTCGGTGGCGACATACGGGAAGGAAAGAGGACACTAATGGTAGTTTATGGGATGAATGAGCTCAGGGGGGAAGATAGAAAGACATTCAGCGGCATTCTTGGCAACCCCAAAGCATCGCGGAAATCTGTCCAGGAGGCCGTGAGTCTTCTGCACAAGTGCGGTGCCGTATCCTACGCCAAGAACTTCGCTCTCGAGTATGTCAGGGAAGCGAAGGAGAAGACAACAGTGCTCAAGTTTTCGGAAGCCAAGGAACTTCTGCTGGAAATGATTGACTATACCGTCCGGCGGGACAGCTGAAACCACAATGCTCACATAGCCTATTCGATTCCACCTTGAGTTATGCTGAACTCGACATGTTCGCTGTCACGGAGATACCGGTGCTTTACTAGCGTAGCCATCCGCCTCCTGTTTTCAAGCTTCTCAAACATGAGTATGGTTTTGGCGGCATGGTTGATGGCATGACCGCCCAGCGGCTCGAATGTGCCACGATCTATGTTAGTGTAGACCTGCGAAGTTATGAGGACAGGTATATCGTTCTTTCTTGCAGCCGAGAGCAGCATCGAGAGCTGTTCGTTGAGTTCCTTCCTGTCTTCCTGCTCATCTGCCCTGTGAGACCGGAAGAGCATTGTCAGACTGTCTACCACGATGAGACCTATCTTTCCCCTGCTTTCAATCAGTTTAATGCCTTTCTCAATGAGTTTGGTCTGCTCTATGAAATCATATGGCGTAGAAAAGAGTATATTCCTGGATACTTTATCAAATTCTGCACCGCACAGTTGACGGAGACGATCCATCGAAACTCCTTCGGTGTCTATATATACCACTTTGAAGCCATCGAGCACTGCATTCCTGGAAACCATCAGACAGAGATTGGTTTTACCTGTGCCTCCCTCGCCGTAAATCATTGTGATCGTCGACGGCTCGATGCCACCATCCAGCAGCAAATCGATCTTCTGCGAACCGGTACGTAACTTTGGCACGAGTCTCTTGATTGCACCAACCGTAGATAAAGGCATCATGACACGAGTCGCCTTGAAACCATAGAGAAGTTTTAAAGCACTCCCTGAGCAATTATCGGCAGGAGGCTACAGCCCGTATGAAAACTGCTGCGAAACGTGAGAGTCACGGAAGAAGATTTTCGACAAACTGTGTTCACGGAGGCGAGATGATTGATTCGCTGACCGGATCGGTCACAACGCCGATTTTCCAGTCGGCGACCTTCCTCTATCCCTATGCAGTGAATGCGGAGGGCAACTATACTGAAAAGGGAGCACCTTACTTTTATACGCGGCTGTCCAATCCCACAGTGCGGGTTGTGGAAAAGAAACTGAGCCTGATGGAGGGAACGGATGACAGCATCGCATTTTCCAGTGGTATGGCGGCGATATCAACCGCCATTCTGCAGGTCATGGGAGAGAGTGGACACATACTATCCGTGCGCGATCTTTACGGTGGAACACATTCGTTGTTTTCCGAGGTACTGCCGGGATTAGGGCACAAAGTCACACTGTT
This window harbors:
- the fni gene encoding type 2 isopentenyl-diphosphate Delta-isomerase, yielding MPDNSVNGITEKRKGEHVDIVLNKPVNSTSNYWDDVTMVHNSLPEIDFGSISTETEFLGRKIGAPIVISGMTGGFAKAKDINRNLAEAASALQIPMGVGSQRAALENPELAGTYSVVSDYDIPLTIANIGAPQLIGQKGKRAYRVDDATKAMEMIDADVLAIHMNYLQEVVQPEGDRNANGVVEAISSIAGKMPVMAKETGAGVSRKTALMLKKAGVKAIDVGGLGGTSWSAVEYHRARSRGNGLGERLGKTFWNWGIPTPVSVTKANVGLPVVASGGIRNGLDAAKAICLGASCAGLAGALIRSASESSLAVKSELMGIIEELRVAMFLTGSQNVRDLSKKKCIISGMTGVWIGVD
- the radB gene encoding DNA repair and recombination protein RadB, with amino-acid sequence MMPLSTVGAIKRLVPKLRTGSQKIDLLLDGGIEPSTITMIYGEGGTGKTNLCLMVSRNAVLDGFKVVYIDTEGVSMDRLRQLCGAEFDKVSRNILFSTPYDFIEQTKLIEKGIKLIESRGKIGLIVVDSLTMLFRSHRADEQEDRKELNEQLSMLLSAARKNDIPVLITSQVYTNIDRGTFEPLGGHAINHAAKTILMFEKLENRRRMATLVKHRYLRDSEHVEFSITQGGIE
- a CDS encoding polyprenyl synthetase family protein, which gives rise to MSLMDRLEGRKAKINRELEKALAIGDNETLRTAMKHYPLAGGKRLRPLLAYLVAEAISGNGETTVPYGVGLELIHNFTLVHDDIMDKSDMRRGILSVHKKFNTPTAIIAGDALFALAFENICNLQIDDALLRIIVNDTALAVREVAEGQQMDMEFEKKHDVAVRDYLNMIDKKTSRLYFAAARSGAIIGRGTLEQIKAMGELGYLMGIGFQIWDDILDLEGDEEKTGKPFGGDIREGKRTLMVVYGMNELRGEDRKTFSGILGNPKASRKSVQEAVSLLHKCGAVSYAKNFALEYVREAKEKTTVLKFSEAKELLLEMIDYTVRRDS
- a CDS encoding isopentenyl phosphate kinase family protein codes for the protein MRNVELALVKLGGSVVTNKSRLRSFARRNTDRLLGELSIYLSEGRNRGAIVVHGGGSFGHIIAKKYSIKEGFTGTDQLSGFAEVRKDMRDLDARIIELMHAHSMPAVSFPPENLFKVNDGNIISTYADSVLAATRIGLVPVSFGDAVMDRRRTFTILSGDSIMKELSRAARPSVSIFCTDVDGIFTADPKTSLESLLLQSISTASKLNAGSAVGDDVTGGMEGKLRVLFEVAKYSGRTHVVNGNKHGRLSAALNGDATAGTEVNARRRREIE